A portion of the Sulfuricurvum kujiense DSM 16994 genome contains these proteins:
- a CDS encoding DUF3015 family protein, with amino-acid sequence MKKVLISIAALAALSTAGFATVNNQTGCGLGSQIIHDDSSAVMLALQATTNGTLGNQTFGVTSGTSGCRKARFVMNERAAEFVASNMDQLSREIAIGQGESVSTLAELLNVQDKAEFAHALQANYNAIYTSEKADMATVLDNVSTIAG; translated from the coding sequence ATGAAAAAAGTATTGATCAGTATTGCGGCACTCGCGGCGTTAAGTACAGCAGGTTTTGCAACCGTTAACAACCAAACCGGATGCGGACTCGGTTCTCAAATCATCCATGATGACAGTTCTGCCGTTATGTTGGCACTTCAGGCGACGACAAACGGTACATTGGGGAACCAAACATTCGGTGTTACCTCAGGGACGTCAGGATGCAGAAAAGCGAGATTTGTGATGAACGAGCGTGCGGCGGAATTTGTTGCATCGAATATGGATCAGCTATCTCGTGAAATCGCTATCGGTCAGGGTGAGAGCGTTTCAACGTTGGCAGAGCTTTTGAACGTTCAGGATAAAGCGGAATTTGCTCATGCGTTGCAAGCCAACTATAACGCTATTTATACCAGTGAAAAAGCGGATATGGCAACAGTTCTTGATAACGTTTCAACGATCGCTGGATAA
- the aat gene encoding leucyl/phenylalanyl-tRNA--protein transferase, whose product MIPKLTHHLSFPNPSDASDEGIVAYGGDLSPSRLMLAYRYGIFPWYSANDPILWWSPDPRLILELDEFKLSRSLRKKIPQFEIRFNTAFAEVIRECSAAPRPGQKGSWIVPEMIEAYETLHALGHAHSIEAYQNGILVGGLYGVSVGKVFCGESMFAKVSDASKAALAVWIEQLREWGYDFIDCQVPTAHLKSLGAKEISRAAFLERLRLASEQKTGEKQ is encoded by the coding sequence ATGATTCCAAAACTTACCCATCATCTTTCTTTTCCCAATCCGTCTGATGCTTCTGATGAGGGGATCGTCGCGTACGGCGGCGATCTTTCACCATCACGTCTTATGCTGGCCTATCGTTACGGGATATTTCCCTGGTACAGTGCCAATGATCCCATTCTCTGGTGGTCGCCTGACCCGAGGTTGATATTGGAATTGGATGAATTTAAGCTCAGCCGATCCTTACGCAAAAAAATCCCTCAATTCGAGATCCGTTTCAATACCGCTTTTGCCGAGGTGATCCGTGAATGTTCTGCGGCGCCCCGTCCGGGACAGAAAGGGAGCTGGATCGTGCCGGAGATGATCGAAGCGTATGAAACGCTTCATGCACTCGGACATGCGCACAGTATAGAAGCGTATCAAAACGGCATACTTGTCGGCGGATTGTACGGTGTGAGTGTCGGAAAGGTATTTTGCGGGGAATCGATGTTTGCCAAAGTCTCCGATGCATCTAAAGCGGCATTGGCTGTTTGGATAGAACAATTACGTGAATGGGGATACGATTTTATCGATTGTCAGGTTCCTACCGCCCATTTGAAAAGTTTAGGGGCCAAAGAGATATCAAGGGCGGCTTTTTTAGAGCGGCTTCGTTTGGCATCTGAGCAAAAAACCGGAGAAAAACAGTGA
- the clpA gene encoding ATP-dependent Clp protease ATP-binding subunit ClpA, with the protein MVSTELNAIFQKAIAFARHQRHEYLTIEHVMLSLLNSPDGDAIIRSCGADVELIRESLGAYLIQTMEPLPDDVEQEPFETVALARMIDGMMHHVRSAQKEAADVGDLIAAVYEERHTYACMLLEEYGISRVDVLEAISHRDLEAAQEESRGEGALQKYAINLIEQARKGKIDPVIGRVNEIERAIQTLCRRKKNNPLLIGEPGVGKTAIAEGLALRILSGDIPKLLENAEIFALDLGAMLAGTKYRGDFEKRLKAVMDEAAEHPNAILFIDEIHTIVGAGAVGGGSMDASNQLKPALASGALKCMGATTHAEYRSVFEKDRALSRRFARIEVGEPSEEESFLILKGLRARYEQHHGVKYTDKALRSSIELSKKYITDRFLPDVAIDLIDEAGAAFHLKTHKRSTVTPHDIEAVITKMTGIPTSKIGVDSREKLSSLETDLKTLVIGQDQAVAQVVKAIKRSYAGLSAAQKPIASFLFSGPTGVGKTELAKSLASELGIYFERFDMSEYMEKHALSRLIGAPPGYVGFEQGGLLVETVRKHPYMVLLLDEIEKAHPDLINVLLQVMDSATLTDNTGFKANFANVVLIMTSNIGASERTVMGFNADSSISRHEALKSFFTPEFRNRLDGVIEFGALPMSVVEGIVDKFIRELNVQLKAKKVTVSLTDKAKGYVAKIGYDKAMGARPLGRVISDKIKDPLVDEMLFGRLVQGGKVSVDYTDKLIFDYAV; encoded by the coding sequence ATGGTAAGTACAGAACTCAATGCAATTTTCCAAAAAGCGATTGCGTTTGCACGACATCAGCGTCACGAATATTTAACGATTGAACATGTGATGCTCTCTTTGCTCAATTCACCTGACGGAGATGCTATCATCCGCTCCTGCGGTGCGGATGTCGAGCTTATCCGAGAATCATTGGGTGCTTATCTGATACAGACGATGGAACCGCTGCCGGATGATGTGGAACAGGAGCCGTTTGAAACCGTAGCGTTGGCCCGGATGATTGACGGAATGATGCACCATGTACGAAGTGCGCAAAAAGAGGCTGCCGATGTGGGAGATCTGATCGCTGCAGTGTATGAAGAACGCCATACCTATGCCTGCATGCTTCTCGAAGAGTACGGGATCAGCCGCGTCGATGTCCTTGAAGCGATATCTCATCGCGATTTGGAAGCGGCACAGGAGGAGTCACGCGGTGAAGGGGCACTTCAAAAATATGCGATCAACCTCATAGAACAAGCCCGAAAAGGGAAAATCGATCCGGTGATCGGGCGAGTGAATGAAATCGAACGTGCCATTCAAACGCTGTGCCGCCGCAAGAAAAACAACCCGCTTTTAATCGGTGAACCGGGGGTCGGAAAAACAGCAATTGCCGAGGGATTGGCACTGCGTATTCTCTCCGGTGATATCCCTAAACTCTTGGAAAATGCCGAGATATTTGCCCTCGATTTGGGAGCGATGCTGGCAGGAACGAAATATCGGGGCGATTTTGAAAAGCGTCTCAAAGCAGTGATGGATGAGGCAGCGGAGCATCCCAATGCGATCCTCTTCATAGATGAAATCCATACGATAGTCGGGGCAGGAGCGGTAGGAGGGGGTAGCATGGACGCCTCCAATCAGCTCAAACCTGCCCTGGCATCGGGCGCACTTAAATGTATGGGAGCGACGACTCACGCCGAATATAGAAGCGTATTTGAAAAAGATCGTGCGCTCAGCCGCCGCTTTGCCCGGATCGAGGTGGGTGAACCGAGCGAAGAGGAGAGCTTTTTAATCCTCAAGGGACTTCGGGCCAGGTATGAGCAGCACCATGGCGTTAAATATACCGATAAAGCGTTACGTTCGAGCATTGAGCTGTCCAAAAAATATATTACGGACCGTTTTTTACCCGATGTAGCCATTGATCTGATCGATGAAGCGGGTGCAGCCTTTCATCTGAAAACCCACAAACGCTCTACGGTAACGCCTCATGATATTGAAGCGGTTATTACGAAAATGACGGGAATTCCGACATCAAAAATCGGAGTGGATAGCCGTGAGAAACTCTCTTCCCTCGAAACGGATCTTAAAACTCTTGTGATTGGGCAGGATCAGGCGGTCGCTCAGGTAGTTAAAGCGATCAAACGCTCTTACGCCGGATTGAGCGCTGCACAAAAACCTATTGCCTCGTTTTTATTTTCCGGTCCGACCGGGGTGGGAAAAACCGAATTGGCCAAATCGCTGGCGAGTGAATTGGGGATTTATTTTGAGCGGTTCGATATGTCCGAATATATGGAAAAACATGCCCTCAGCCGTCTTATCGGAGCGCCTCCGGGATACGTCGGATTTGAGCAGGGGGGACTTTTGGTCGAAACGGTTCGAAAACACCCGTATATGGTGCTATTGCTCGATGAGATTGAAAAAGCCCACCCCGATTTGATCAATGTGCTGTTACAGGTTATGGACAGTGCGACGTTAACCGATAATACGGGTTTCAAAGCTAATTTCGCCAACGTCGTGCTGATTATGACGTCGAACATCGGAGCCAGTGAGCGGACGGTCATGGGATTCAATGCGGACAGCTCAATTTCAAGGCATGAAGCGCTCAAATCGTTTTTTACCCCAGAATTTCGCAACCGGCTTGACGGGGTGATTGAATTTGGAGCATTGCCGATGAGTGTGGTTGAGGGGATTGTCGATAAATTTATCCGTGAACTTAACGTTCAGCTGAAAGCGAAAAAAGTGACGGTCAGCCTCACCGATAAAGCCAAAGGGTATGTGGCGAAAATCGGATACGACAAAGCGATGGGTGCACGGCCTCTGGGTAGAGTGATTTCCGATAAGATCAAAGATCCGCTGGTGGATGAGATGCTGTTCGGGCGTTTGGTACAGGGCGGTAAAGTATCGGTTGATTATACCGATAAGCTGATTTTTGACTATGCGGTATGA
- the clpS gene encoding ATP-dependent Clp protease adapter ClpS → MATQHEHSTQLENILEHPKQYNVFLLNDDYTSMDFVVDILMKLFRKNFHDAHRIMIEVHQNGRGLCGVYPYEVAETKVHQVSILARENGFPLKAIMEEA, encoded by the coding sequence ATGGCGACACAACATGAGCATTCAACACAGTTAGAAAATATCCTAGAGCATCCTAAGCAGTACAACGTTTTTTTACTTAATGACGACTATACGTCAATGGATTTTGTAGTGGATATATTGATGAAACTGTTTCGTAAGAACTTTCATGATGCCCATCGAATAATGATCGAAGTGCATCAAAACGGTCGCGGCTTATGCGGAGTGTATCCGTATGAAGTAGCGGAGACGAAAGTGCATCAAGTTTCAATCTTGGCCCGAGAAAACGGATTTCCCCTTAAAGCAATAATGGAGGAGGCATAA
- a CDS encoding aminotransferase class I/II-fold pyridoxal phosphate-dependent enzyme — MMNRFEEFTTSIVQHIGKKEGPISPVIVNSASFGYGSSESGEGIFEGSVKKPLYARVGNPTSAQLEQLLAQMDGGIGAVAASSGMGAIAMATLSLLKAGDEIISIGGLFGGTYSYFSETLTRFGITTHFFDVDELDAIEEAINTATKILFLESVGNPNMRLPDIAKIAAIAKTHGVVLMVDNTITPLSVAPITLGADIVVYSTTKIITGNASALGGAVIFRAINEGDDKFKEDRYRDIHPFINKMGSMALIANAKKRALRDFGMSANGFGSYLTMLGLETLPLRMDRIVSTVEAVAKGLSARGLSVNHPCLAHHPHHERYKSQFSNGCGTILTIDLGSKERAFEFLNHSKLITITANIGDNRTLGLHMASTIYRDFNDQTKEFLGITPGLVRISIGLESAEAIIDDFSNAAKI, encoded by the coding sequence ATGATGAATCGCTTTGAAGAGTTTACAACCAGCATTGTTCAACATATCGGGAAAAAAGAGGGGCCGATCAGCCCGGTAATAGTCAACTCCGCGTCGTTCGGTTACGGCAGCAGCGAGAGCGGTGAGGGGATATTTGAGGGTTCGGTGAAAAAACCGCTGTATGCCCGTGTAGGCAATCCGACATCGGCACAGCTTGAACAGCTTTTAGCTCAAATGGACGGCGGAATCGGTGCGGTTGCAGCCTCCTCCGGAATGGGAGCTATTGCGATGGCGACGCTCAGTTTGTTAAAGGCAGGAGATGAGATTATCAGTATCGGCGGGTTGTTCGGAGGCACCTATTCGTACTTTAGCGAAACGCTGACCCGCTTTGGGATCACGACCCATTTTTTCGATGTGGATGAGTTGGACGCGATCGAAGAGGCAATCAATACCGCGACAAAAATACTCTTTTTGGAGAGTGTCGGAAACCCCAATATGCGGCTTCCCGATATTGCTAAAATTGCCGCTATCGCTAAAACTCACGGAGTGGTGTTGATGGTGGATAACACGATTACACCGCTGAGTGTCGCACCAATAACACTCGGAGCGGACATCGTTGTTTATTCGACGACCAAAATTATCACCGGGAATGCATCGGCGCTCGGGGGTGCGGTTATTTTCCGGGCTATCAACGAAGGTGATGACAAATTTAAAGAGGATCGCTACCGCGATATCCACCCTTTTATTAATAAGATGGGCTCCATGGCATTAATCGCCAATGCCAAAAAACGGGCGTTACGCGATTTTGGAATGTCGGCAAACGGATTCGGGAGCTACCTGACGATGTTGGGATTGGAGACTTTGCCGCTTAGAATGGATCGGATCGTCTCCACGGTTGAAGCGGTGGCCAAAGGGTTGTCTGCGAGAGGTTTAAGTGTCAATCACCCATGTTTGGCTCACCATCCGCACCACGAACGCTATAAGAGCCAATTTTCCAACGGCTGCGGAACGATACTTACAATCGATTTGGGAAGCAAAGAACGCGCATTCGAGTTTCTAAACCATTCGAAGCTAATTACGATTACCGCCAATATCGGAGATAACCGTACGTTAGGGCTGCACATGGCTTCAACGATATACCGTGATTTTAATGACCAAACGAAAGAATTTTTAGGGATTACTCCGGGTCTGGTCAGAATTTCGATTGGCTTGGAAAGTGCTGAAGCGATCATCGATGATTTCAGTAACGCGGCAAAAATTTAA
- the bioD gene encoding dethiobiotin synthase, with protein MSKRIFVSATNTDIGKTYTSKLLIDALSRLGYRVGVYKPIETGVMTHPYDGDELYQCALSFNPGLSVLSLDDIVTLQFPLPAAPFVANEGRAIDLASFDTALAKIESLCDIVIIEGAGGLMVPIDEQTMMIDIPRYFNAVTFLVTHCNLGCINDTLLSLKALEDAKLPHLWGLNCRSNDKGFETTSLPYLNHRFGSVYQIDKDIDTIAKALLDTISLHNEEKA; from the coding sequence TTGTCTAAACGAATTTTCGTAAGCGCGACCAACACCGATATAGGCAAGACCTATACCTCGAAACTGCTGATAGATGCGCTCTCACGCTTAGGTTACCGTGTCGGTGTTTACAAACCGATTGAAACGGGTGTGATGACACACCCTTATGACGGAGATGAACTTTATCAATGTGCCTTATCTTTTAATCCGGGGCTTTCGGTATTATCGTTGGACGATATCGTTACCCTTCAATTCCCGCTTCCCGCAGCTCCTTTTGTCGCCAATGAAGGCAGAGCGATCGATTTGGCATCGTTTGACACAGCGCTGGCCAAAATCGAAAGCCTATGCGATATCGTTATTATCGAAGGGGCCGGCGGGCTAATGGTTCCGATCGATGAGCAGACCATGATGATCGATATCCCCCGATACTTTAATGCCGTAACGTTTCTGGTCACACACTGCAATCTCGGATGCATCAACGATACTCTTCTCAGTCTCAAAGCCCTCGAAGATGCTAAACTTCCTCATCTTTGGGGATTAAACTGCCGAAGCAATGACAAGGGATTCGAAACCACCTCGCTCCCTTACCTAAACCATCGGTTCGGCTCCGTCTACCAAATCGATAAAGATATCGATACCATTGCCAAAGCACTTTTGGATACAATTTCACTACATAATGAGGAGAAAGCATGA
- a CDS encoding aspartate carbamoyltransferase catalytic subunit, protein MKHLIRTDDFTIEQIIQVLHDAEHYLQGQFDPILKEKIIITLFFENSTRTKSSFEIAAKRLGAEVVHLDVQKSSTQKGESLVDTAANLDAMGPHAMIVRHAHAGVPNILAEHTHASIINAGDGAHAHPTQALLDLFTLRRHFGELKGKKIAIVGDIKNSRVANSNIELLTRFGMDITLVAPPHFLPDSYLKMTHNLHDVIHNVDAIMSLRTQTERHSHQTYGSLKDYASDFCITKELVGERDIILLHPGPVHRNIDIDDMMLKDPRCKVLEQVRNGVAIRMAVLKALIA, encoded by the coding sequence ATGAAACACCTGATTCGCACGGATGATTTTACAATTGAACAAATTATTCAGGTTTTACACGATGCGGAACATTATCTTCAGGGGCAATTTGATCCCATTCTCAAAGAAAAAATTATCATCACCCTCTTTTTCGAAAACTCGACCCGTACTAAAAGCTCTTTTGAAATCGCAGCCAAACGTCTCGGAGCCGAGGTCGTCCATCTGGATGTTCAAAAAAGCTCGACCCAAAAAGGGGAAAGCCTTGTCGATACCGCAGCCAACCTCGATGCGATGGGCCCTCATGCGATGATCGTCCGTCATGCCCATGCAGGTGTTCCCAATATCCTTGCCGAACATACCCATGCTTCCATAATCAATGCCGGTGACGGGGCACACGCCCATCCCACTCAGGCACTTCTCGATCTCTTTACCCTCCGCCGTCATTTCGGTGAGCTTAAGGGGAAAAAAATCGCCATTGTAGGGGATATCAAAAATTCCCGTGTTGCCAACAGTAATATCGAGTTATTGACCCGCTTCGGAATGGATATCACTCTGGTAGCACCGCCCCATTTTCTTCCCGATTCCTATTTAAAAATGACCCATAACCTTCATGATGTTATCCATAATGTCGATGCAATCATGAGTCTGCGTACCCAAACGGAGCGCCATTCGCACCAAACCTACGGTTCGCTTAAAGATTACGCCAGCGATTTTTGCATTACCAAAGAACTTGTCGGAGAACGAGATATCATCCTTCTTCATCCGGGTCCCGTTCATCGCAATATCGATATCGATGACATGATGCTCAAAGATCCGCGCTGCAAAGTGTTAGAGCAGGTACGTAACGGGGTCGCGATTCGTATGGCTGTCCTTAAAGCGCTTATTGCTTAA
- a CDS encoding aminodeoxychorismate synthase component I, whose product MTRYFSELVSSGVPCLFYTDFTGERFHCYKIEELALHDIEFSFNSTQHPNNTPHKPFIYPIPFEEYRQKFDTVQEHIRSGNTYLLNLTQPTPIESPYNLKDIYTMAHAQYKLRVKDQFVCFSPEPFITMEGNTIHTYPMKGTIDASVPNAIDTILKDPKEFAEHTMIVDLLRNDLGMIANDIRVEQFRYITTIDTGEKKLHQVSSHICGTLGEDWRTNAGELITKLLPAGSISGTPKHKTVEIINEVEGYDRGYFTGVFGYFDGINLYSAVAIRFIENSQERLVYKSGGGITSDSNTRSEYQELIDKIYIP is encoded by the coding sequence ATGACCCGATACTTCAGTGAACTCGTGTCATCAGGAGTTCCCTGCCTATTTTATACCGATTTTACCGGAGAGCGGTTTCATTGTTACAAAATAGAGGAACTCGCTTTACACGATATCGAGTTTTCTTTTAACAGTACCCAGCATCCGAACAATACTCCACACAAGCCGTTTATCTACCCGATACCTTTTGAAGAGTACCGTCAAAAATTCGACACCGTTCAAGAACATATCCGCAGCGGCAATACCTATCTGCTTAATCTAACACAACCGACACCGATTGAATCCCCCTACAATCTCAAAGATATCTATACGATGGCACATGCGCAGTATAAACTTCGTGTCAAAGATCAATTTGTCTGTTTCTCGCCTGAGCCGTTTATCACCATGGAGGGCAATACGATCCATACCTATCCTATGAAAGGGACGATTGATGCATCCGTACCGAATGCTATCGACACCATACTCAAAGATCCGAAAGAGTTTGCGGAACATACGATGATCGTCGATCTGTTACGCAATGATTTAGGAATGATTGCTAATGATATACGTGTCGAACAGTTCCGCTATATTACTACTATCGATACGGGTGAAAAAAAGCTACATCAGGTAAGTTCGCATATCTGTGGTACATTAGGGGAAGATTGGCGAACTAATGCCGGTGAGCTTATCACTAAACTTCTCCCTGCAGGAAGTATCAGCGGTACACCTAAACACAAAACGGTTGAGATCATAAATGAGGTAGAAGGGTATGATCGCGGATACTTTACCGGTGTATTCGGCTACTTTGACGGCATAAATTTATACAGTGCCGTTGCCATCCGATTTATCGAAAATTCTCAAGAGAGATTGGTTTATAAGAGCGGCGGCGGCATTACAAGCGATAGTAACACACGCAGTGAATATCAAGAACTGATTGATAAAATCTATATCCCTTAA
- a CDS encoding ComEA family DNA-binding protein produces MVKILTTLLLFVSLLFGTVNINRANSAQLQTLNGVGPAKAQEILKYRKAHGRFNTVDELVNVKGIGPRTLIKLKPHVSIR; encoded by the coding sequence ATGGTTAAAATACTCACAACCCTTCTTCTCTTCGTATCACTTCTTTTCGGTACGGTTAATATTAACAGAGCCAATTCGGCTCAACTTCAGACGCTAAACGGTGTCGGTCCTGCAAAAGCGCAGGAGATATTGAAATATCGTAAAGCGCACGGGCGCTTTAATACGGTTGATGAGCTGGTTAATGTAAAAGGGATCGGCCCTAGGACACTTATCAAATTAAAGCCTCATGTGAGTATTCGTTAA
- a CDS encoding PhnA domain-containing protein has translation MSIEQSLQERSGNICELCGATEGLSAYEVAPSDASADQSIYICETCKSQIENPQNLDSDHWRCLSDSMWSQVPAVQVMAYRLLSALGDQDQLDMMYLEDDIKAWAQADMLNTAANDDGGAVIQRDSNGTILAEGDTVTLIKDLEVKGAGFTAKRGTIVKNIRLTDDARYIEGKINGTTIVLVAAFMKKA, from the coding sequence ATGAGTATTGAACAATCATTACAAGAGAGAAGCGGAAATATCTGTGAATTATGCGGTGCAACTGAAGGCTTATCTGCTTATGAAGTCGCTCCGAGTGACGCTTCGGCAGATCAATCTATCTATATCTGCGAAACGTGCAAAAGTCAAATAGAAAATCCTCAGAATCTCGATTCTGACCATTGGCGCTGTCTTAGCGATAGCATGTGGAGTCAAGTTCCTGCCGTGCAGGTGATGGCGTATCGCCTTCTCAGCGCACTGGGGGACCAAGATCAACTTGATATGATGTACCTCGAAGACGATATCAAAGCATGGGCACAAGCGGATATGCTTAATACTGCCGCGAATGACGACGGCGGAGCGGTCATTCAACGCGACAGCAACGGAACCATCCTCGCTGAGGGGGATACCGTAACGCTTATCAAAGATTTGGAAGTCAAAGGGGCAGGATTTACCGCTAAGCGCGGAACTATTGTCAAAAATATCCGCCTCACCGACGATGCTCGATACATCGAGGGAAAAATCAACGGCACTACGATTGTCCTCGTTGCCGCGTTTATGAAAAAAGCGTAA
- a CDS encoding tetratricopeptide repeat protein: MKTLFKAVCLASLLLTSLIADDRFEEGRRYFIRGIAAIEMAKSDKELSGAAEQFAKATEIAPELSAAWYNLGSVQSKLGRYKEAMYSYQRYLDLNPKAEDAPKIRDEIIKLEYRMEQAAKVTSLAGTWIGHNGWGYTLEMSGNHLKLTANRSPDDDDVISTYTLVGKVPVSAQLTEIFDLEISGVDLSGKWSRNGFQADKCTIPPDGGDVTGEIFYDQNKIVLRYTRTKYSAATQVSVFDDFCINVKVTDRKSIEDTFVKQTK; the protein is encoded by the coding sequence ATGAAGACCTTATTCAAAGCTGTTTGTCTTGCAAGCTTGCTCTTAACTTCCTTGATAGCTGATGATCGGTTTGAAGAGGGTCGCCGATACTTTATACGGGGTATCGCAGCAATCGAAATGGCAAAATCGGATAAAGAACTTTCAGGAGCAGCTGAACAGTTTGCGAAAGCTACCGAAATCGCCCCTGAACTCTCTGCAGCATGGTACAATCTCGGATCGGTACAATCTAAACTTGGCCGTTACAAAGAGGCGATGTACAGTTACCAGCGTTATTTAGATCTTAATCCTAAAGCTGAAGATGCACCTAAAATCCGTGATGAAATCATTAAACTCGAATACCGCATGGAACAGGCGGCAAAGGTTACTTCCCTTGCAGGCACATGGATTGGACATAATGGTTGGGGTTATACACTTGAAATGTCCGGAAATCACCTAAAACTTACCGCGAATCGAAGTCCCGACGATGATGATGTTATTTCAACATATACTCTCGTCGGCAAAGTACCCGTATCCGCACAACTCACTGAAATATTCGATTTGGAAATATCGGGGGTAGATTTAAGCGGGAAATGGAGCCGAAACGGTTTTCAAGCGGACAAATGTACAATTCCTCCCGACGGCGGTGATGTAACGGGTGAAATATTCTATGATCAAAACAAAATTGTATTGCGCTACACACGCACAAAGTACTCCGCAGCAACTCAGGTCAGTGTCTTTGACGATTTTTGTATCAACGTCAAAGTCACTGACCGAAAAAGTATCGAAGATACTTTTGTCAAACAGACGAAATAG
- a CDS encoding ParA family protein yields the protein MNITIVNFKGGVGKSMIAHQLITGFGFCGFEIDPYGSLSDRLPESVERIDIQQKNIEKPKKETIFDFGGFDDIKLDQAIGYSDLIIIPFIPTLETIQGTVDTLVRVASANKPILMVPNMSQKENDIGDAKFVFEDTLGFEVEMFPIPMSVALQTAINENRSIGELSKQGGIKAYAYKKGAQLINDLHAKIREYENI from the coding sequence ATGAATATTACCATTGTCAATTTTAAAGGGGGAGTGGGTAAATCGATGATTGCCCATCAATTGATTACCGGATTCGGGTTTTGCGGATTTGAAATCGATCCGTACGGTTCCCTTTCAGACCGTCTTCCCGAAAGTGTCGAACGGATCGATATACAGCAAAAAAATATCGAGAAGCCGAAAAAGGAAACAATATTTGATTTCGGGGGATTCGATGATATCAAACTCGATCAGGCGATCGGTTATTCGGATCTGATTATCATCCCTTTTATACCGACGTTGGAGACGATACAAGGGACAGTCGATACCCTCGTACGGGTCGCATCGGCAAACAAACCGATTTTGATGGTGCCAAACATGAGCCAAAAAGAGAACGATATCGGTGATGCAAAATTCGTCTTCGAAGATACGCTCGGATTTGAGGTCGAAATGTTTCCGATTCCGATGAGCGTGGCTCTTCAAACGGCGATCAATGAAAACCGATCAATCGGCGAGCTCTCAAAGCAGGGGGGGATCAAAGCGTATGCCTATAAAAAAGGGGCACAGTTGATCAATGATCTGCATGCCAAAATCCGGGAATACGAAAATATCTAA
- a CDS encoding response regulator transcription factor translates to MSKFNEFKNLSVLYAEDDFELREITTKTLQLVVGHVFSVTDGTEALSVYENNRIDIVILDIHMGSVSGIDVAKTIRKSNDKVPIVIVSGSIATQDLLEACKLNLIEYMHKPIEFNALIKVLYLAVDRLKSQGMLIAKINDSVSYDYFAKAFIHAEGEISVLTKNEINAMELLLAHRGQVVTYETFSNVLEEEMSDGALKNLILRIRKKLRDDGNLRNLAKVGYMLT, encoded by the coding sequence ATGTCTAAATTCAATGAGTTTAAGAATCTTTCGGTTCTGTACGCAGAAGATGATTTCGAGCTGCGGGAAATAACCACAAAAACTCTTCAGCTTGTCGTAGGACACGTCTTTTCGGTTACCGACGGTACGGAAGCTTTATCGGTCTATGAGAATAACCGTATCGATATTGTCATATTGGACATTCATATGGGATCGGTCAGCGGGATCGATGTTGCGAAAACGATACGAAAAAGTAACGATAAAGTCCCTATTGTGATCGTATCGGGATCGATTGCGACTCAGGATCTATTGGAAGCCTGCAAACTGAATTTGATAGAGTATATGCATAAGCCGATTGAGTTTAATGCCCTGATTAAAGTCTTGTATCTGGCCGTTGACCGTCTTAAGTCACAGGGGATGTTGATTGCAAAAATCAATGACTCGGTATCGTATGATTATTTTGCCAAAGCTTTTATTCATGCTGAGGGAGAAATATCGGTTTTGACAAAAAATGAGATCAATGCGATGGAACTTTTGCTCGCACACAGAGGTCAAGTCGTCACGTATGAAACATTTTCGAATGTTTTGGAAGAAGAGATGTCGGACGGGGCATTGAAAAATCTCATCCTTCGAATCCGTAAAAAATTGCGTGACGATGGTAACCTGCGCAATCTGGCTAAAGTCGGATACATGCTGACATAA